A section of the Ranitomeya imitator isolate aRanImi1 chromosome 7, aRanImi1.pri, whole genome shotgun sequence genome encodes:
- the GET4 gene encoding Golgi to ER traffic protein 4 homolog isoform X2 gives MCTGAYTDLRFSYKRRYMSQNKHAEARELMYSGALLFFSHGQQNSAADLSMLVLEALEKSEAKVTEELLENLAKLFSLMDPNSPERVAFVSRALKWSTGGSGKLGHPKLHQLLAITLWKEQNYYESRYHFLHSSDGEGCANMLVEYSSTRGYRSEVDMFVAQAVLQFLCLKNKSSASVVFTTYTEKHPSIEGGPPFVQPLLNFIWFLLLAVEGGKLTVFTVLCEQYQPSLKRDPMYNEYLDRIGQIFFGVPPKQSSSYGGLLGNLLNSLMGAGDEDEDVDDGPDDSSPIELD, from the exons ATACATGTCACAGAACAAACACGCGGAGGCCAGAGAATTGATGTACTCCGGGGCTCTGCTATTTTTCAGCCATGGACAG CAAAACAGCGCGGCCGACCTGTCCATGCTGGTCCTGGAAGCCCTGGAGAAATCCGAAGCCAAAGTGACGGAGGAATTGTTAG AAAATTTGGCCAAATTGTTCAGTTTGATGGATCCGAACTCTCCGGAGCGAGTGGCTTTCGTTTCCCGAGCCCTGAAGTGGTCGACCGGAGGATCCGGGAAATTGGGTCACCCCAAGCTGCATCAGTTACTGGCCATTACACTGTGGAAAG AGCAGAACTACTACGAATCTCGCTACCACTTCTTGCACTCCTCCGACGGGGAAGGCTGCGCCAACATGCTGGTAGAATATTCCTCCACCCGAGGCTACCGCAGCGAGGTGGACATGTTTGTGGCCCAGGCGGTCCTGCA GTTCCTCTGTTTAAAGAATAAATCAAGCGCTTCAGTGGTCTTCACGACGTACACGGAGAAGCATCCGTCCATAGAGGGGGGTCCTCCATTTGTGCAGCCCCTTTTAAACTTCATTTGGTTTTTACTACTGGCTGTAGAGGG TGGGAAATTAACCGTATTTACAGTATTGTGTGAACAGTATCAGCCGTCGTTAAAAAGAGATCCTATGTATAATGAG TAtttggacaggataggacagatttTCTTTGGTGTACCTCCTAAACAGTCGTCTTCCTATGGGGGATTATTAG GTAACCTGTTAAATAGCCTAATGGGAGCCGGGGATGAGGATGAAGACGTGGACGACGGGCCGGATGACAGCAGTCCCATCGAGCTAGATTGA